A genomic stretch from Juglans microcarpa x Juglans regia isolate MS1-56 chromosome 3S, Jm3101_v1.0, whole genome shotgun sequence includes:
- the LOC121258399 gene encoding mediator of RNA polymerase II transcription subunit 32-like — MDSTVDSLNNAYQEFVVAAANVLEAEEIYGAQKTAATDAALENFKQRWDLFRVACDQADEFMESVKQRIGSECLVDEATSSLAGKPGQSASTGLPRISAVQLEQMSKVVRWLVIELQHGSRTGASHSHPSAPFDARFSEDAAQ; from the coding sequence ATGGACAGCACGGTAGATTCTCTGAACAATGCATATCAGGAATTTGTGGTTGCAGCAGCTAATGTGCTTGAAGCCGAGGAGATTTATGGTGCCCAGAAAACAGCAGCCACAGATGCTGCTCTAGAAAATTTTAAGCAGAGGTGGGATTTGTTCAGAGTTGCTTGTGACCAAGCGGACGAGTTCATGGAGTCTGTGAAGCAAAGGATTGGATCAGAGTGCCTTGTGGATGAAGCAACTAGCTCACTGGCTGGGAAGCCAGGGCAGTCTGCCAGTACTGGTCTCCCACGCATTAGTGCAGTACAGTTGGAACAGATGAGTAAGGTTGTTCGATGGCTTGTGATTGAACTACAACATGGTTCTAGAACTGGTGCTTCCCATTCCCACCCTTCAGCTCCTTTTGATGCTAGGTTCTCTGAAGATGCAGCTCAATAG
- the LOC121258824 gene encoding uncharacterized protein LOC121258824, producing MVIEGDYKHSCVSLSIRPPKTSRTLPAEQPDLPPSTPSFSPMVHSVSMQAPLSQSTPAQLPLRRSPTPPSYVPSFMLEAPSSSSVTFQQEGVPFHPPNHARRNRKLRVLGEGKSETIPAPFPWATTHRATVHSLNHLLSNQIYTISGDVQCKRCHHKYEMEYNLMEKFVEVGSLIAAKKSAMHDRAPSFWTNPVLPTCKSCGKENSAKPIIIKKKKAINWLFLLLGQMLGCCTLDQLKYFCKHTKNHRTGAKNRVLYLTYLGLCKQLDPDGPFDP from the coding sequence ATggttattgagggagattatAAGCATAGTTGTGTTTCTCTTTCTATTCGTCCCCCAAAGACCAGTCGTACATTGCCGGCAGAACAACCTGATCTACCACCATCGACGCCGTCATTCTCACCCATGGTTCACTCAGTCTCAATGCAAGCACCGTTATCTCAAAGCACCCCAGCACAACTTCCCCTTCGACGCTCACCCACACCCCCTTCATACGTTCCATCTTTCATGCTGGAGGCCCCGAGTTCATCCTCGGTTACGTTCCAGCAAGAAGGTGTCCCGTTTCACCCTCCAAATCATGCTCGTCGTAACCGAAAATTACGGGTGCTGGGTGAGGGAAAAAGCGAAACCATCCCGGCTCCGTTCCCGTGGGCCACGACGCATCGAGCCACTGTGCATAGCCTGAATCACTTGCTATCCAATCAAATTTATACTATTTCTGGGGACGTCCAATGCAAGCGGTGCCATCACAAGTATGAGATGGAGTATAATCTGATGGAAAAGTTTGTCGAAGTTGGTAGTCTTATCGCGGCGAAGAAGAGCGCCATGCATGATCGGGCTCCGAGTTTCTGGACGAATCCGGTTCTTCCAACTTGCAAATCCTGTGGGAAAGAAAACAGTGCCAAACCCATTattataaagaagaagaaggcgaTCAACTGGTTGTTTTTGCTTCTGGGACAAATGCTCGGGTGCTGCACCCTCGATCAGTTGAAATATTTCTGCAAGCACACCAAGAATCATAGGACGGGTGCCAAGAATCGAGTTCTTTATCTCACTTACCTTGGATTATGTAAACAACTCGATCCCGATGGACCTTTTGATccataa